One Serinus canaria isolate serCan28SL12 chromosome Z, serCan2020, whole genome shotgun sequence DNA window includes the following coding sequences:
- the ENHO gene encoding adropin, with product MAAALSTGAIVAISFNCVIALLIFILFLILCKACRTPSCPKKTPASDVDESRNEEKYLLQP from the coding sequence AtggcagctgctctctccaCCGGAGCTATCGTGGCAATTTCTTTTAACTGTGTCATTGCGTTGCTCAtcttcatcctcttcctcatcctctgcAAAGCCTGCAGGACCCCCTCATGTCCCAAGAAGACCCCGGCTTCTGATGTGGATGAATCAAGGAATGAAGAGAAGtacctgctgcagccctga